One region of Paenibacillus polymyxa M1 genomic DNA includes:
- a CDS encoding ABC transporter permease, translating to MANLLKIFTKDSFVLALVSIILGLLLGAIVMMIGGYDPIVAYSALFSRVYGDSYNFGEAIREMTPLILTGLAFAFAARAGLFNIGGEGQFLVGMTAASIVGIKLHGLPAIIHAPLAVIAGAVFGGLWAAIAGYLKAKRGVNEVITCIMMNWIGLYLANLVINQFALMEGENRSVDIQPSASISIDWLSQMMGNARVHWGTVIAVLAAVFFYIFMWKTKQGYELRAVGFNQDASRYAGMNVNRNIIKAMFISGVFAGLAGAFEVLGVFHYQSVMAGSPGTGFDGIAVSLIGMNNPFGVLLGSVLFGTLTYGSAGMSFSADVPPEIIRVVIGSIIFFIAAQGIVRWVVKPLYSKRKKEKVL from the coding sequence ATGGCTAACTTATTAAAAATATTCACAAAAGACTCCTTTGTTCTGGCTCTAGTCTCTATTATTTTAGGCCTCCTTCTGGGTGCTATCGTGATGATGATTGGCGGGTATGACCCTATTGTGGCTTATTCCGCTTTATTTAGCCGTGTGTATGGAGATTCCTACAACTTTGGCGAAGCGATCCGTGAGATGACTCCTTTGATTCTAACAGGATTGGCATTTGCTTTTGCGGCTCGTGCCGGGTTGTTTAATATCGGTGGCGAAGGGCAGTTTTTGGTCGGTATGACAGCTGCTTCGATTGTGGGCATCAAACTTCATGGGCTGCCTGCTATCATTCATGCACCGCTGGCTGTGATCGCAGGAGCAGTTTTCGGAGGCTTGTGGGCAGCGATTGCTGGCTATTTGAAGGCTAAGCGAGGCGTGAACGAAGTTATTACCTGTATTATGATGAACTGGATCGGCCTGTATTTGGCTAATTTGGTGATTAATCAGTTTGCACTTATGGAAGGCGAAAATCGCTCTGTGGATATCCAACCTTCCGCTTCCATTTCCATTGATTGGCTGTCCCAGATGATGGGGAATGCTCGGGTTCATTGGGGCACAGTTATTGCTGTGCTGGCGGCAGTGTTTTTCTATATTTTTATGTGGAAAACAAAGCAGGGCTATGAGCTTCGGGCTGTCGGATTTAATCAGGATGCATCCCGTTATGCAGGCATGAATGTAAATCGCAATATTATAAAAGCGATGTTTATTAGTGGTGTTTTTGCCGGATTGGCTGGTGCTTTTGAGGTGCTGGGGGTTTTCCATTATCAATCTGTCATGGCAGGGTCACCGGGAACGGGCTTTGACGGTATCGCTGTGTCTTTGATCGGGATGAATAATCCGTTCGGTGTACTGCTCGGTTCTGTTTTGTTCGGAACACTTACGTATGGTTCTGCGGGGATGAGCTTTAGCGCGGATGTACCGCCAGAAATTATCCGAGTAGTCATTGGCTCGATTATTTTCTTCAT